A part of Prevotella melaninogenica genomic DNA contains:
- a CDS encoding family 20 glycosylhydrolase, with the protein MATTSVTSWANLWQKFLQFINKTNVFKGFSYQRRCIGQVVSVLGICFLIFQSVNAQNFRILRDVKINETILDLSQTNCTIIPRNAMHSCHRLTSLTLPPCLDSIGTQAFFACDGISGKLYFPATTRVVDASAFNGCRQLTDLSFDGSTRIGAFAFANCRGLREVRLSAVVPPACADNAFDGIDLSRVRLIVPAQAKKAYRNAPGWRNFFARPRIENVCDPENLLVPRPLKLEVYKNSLPLKWKDVIGVEASPELNNEKMQAERILGERTAYRKGRKTGLMVCLALDKSLTNDEAYTLQVNDKGVTIKGRTATAVFYGLMTLEQLCIGNGVSSRSVKIPALNIVDEPRTAIRELMVDPVRHFIPFEDLKGFIVEMARYKFNALHLHLVDDQAWRIEIKKYPKLIEEASDRVGMDDMPERISGYYTQEQMRELVRFAAQYHVMVIPEIELPGHEVAAIHCFPQLSCAKRPVPIRLTCGVSNELLCPAEPFVYEFLDNVLTELADVFPAPYVHLGGDEAGQPPLGAWSDCAACTALKQKEGYTENWQLQQYLFDRVIDKLHSLGKTPMYWYEQEFKTIQLGCVVYAWRHGLTKTAIDAAVRNQAKIMLCPGEHCYLDYPQNRGDMPEKNWGMPVTTLEQTYRLDPAWGQDSGFVRDNLLGVSGTLWSECINSTERIYYQAFPRAAALAEAGWSVPERRSYKEFLTRVRPLTDDMQRRGVAVNVR; encoded by the coding sequence ATGGCTACAACGAGTGTAACCTCTTGGGCAAATCTGTGGCAGAAATTCCTACAGTTTATTAACAAAACGAATGTGTTCAAAGGATTCTCTTATCAGAGAAGATGTATAGGACAAGTCGTGTCAGTACTTGGCATTTGTTTTTTGATATTCCAGTCGGTAAATGCGCAGAACTTCAGAATTTTGCGTGATGTGAAGATCAATGAGACTATCCTTGACCTTTCGCAGACAAACTGCACGATAATTCCTCGCAATGCTATGCACTCTTGCCATCGTCTCACATCGTTAACGCTTCCGCCTTGTCTCGATTCTATTGGTACACAGGCGTTCTTTGCTTGTGACGGAATCAGTGGAAAACTATATTTCCCAGCAACTACACGTGTGGTAGATGCATCAGCCTTTAATGGTTGTCGTCAGTTGACAGATTTGTCTTTCGACGGCTCTACACGTATAGGTGCTTTCGCTTTTGCTAATTGTCGTGGACTTCGTGAAGTTCGTCTCTCGGCAGTTGTTCCTCCTGCTTGTGCTGACAATGCTTTTGATGGTATAGATCTTAGCCGTGTGAGACTCATCGTTCCTGCTCAAGCAAAGAAGGCATATCGTAACGCACCGGGCTGGCGCAACTTCTTCGCACGTCCAAGGATTGAGAATGTATGCGACCCAGAGAATCTCCTCGTACCTCGTCCTCTTAAGTTGGAAGTTTACAAAAATAGTCTTCCTCTCAAATGGAAGGATGTTATTGGGGTAGAGGCTTCACCCGAATTGAATAATGAAAAGATGCAAGCTGAGCGTATCCTTGGTGAGCGAACAGCATATAGGAAGGGACGTAAGACAGGTCTGATGGTGTGTCTGGCACTTGATAAGTCGCTTACCAATGATGAGGCTTACACCTTACAGGTGAATGATAAGGGAGTAACAATCAAAGGACGTACAGCAACAGCGGTGTTCTATGGATTGATGACACTCGAACAACTCTGTATTGGTAATGGTGTTTCCTCACGTTCAGTGAAGATTCCTGCGCTCAATATTGTGGACGAACCACGTACGGCAATCCGTGAATTAATGGTTGATCCAGTGCGTCATTTCATTCCGTTTGAGGATTTAAAGGGTTTTATCGTTGAGATGGCACGCTATAAGTTTAACGCACTTCATCTTCATTTGGTAGACGATCAGGCATGGCGTATAGAGATAAAGAAATACCCAAAACTCATTGAGGAGGCTTCTGACCGTGTCGGAATGGATGACATGCCAGAGCGTATCAGCGGTTATTATACTCAAGAGCAGATGCGCGAATTGGTTCGTTTTGCAGCCCAGTATCATGTTATGGTGATTCCAGAGATTGAACTCCCTGGGCATGAGGTAGCTGCTATTCACTGTTTTCCACAGCTTTCTTGTGCTAAGAGACCTGTGCCTATTCGTTTAACTTGTGGTGTGAGCAATGAGTTACTTTGTCCTGCGGAACCCTTTGTTTACGAATTTCTCGATAACGTCCTGACCGAGTTAGCCGATGTGTTTCCTGCCCCATACGTTCATTTGGGCGGTGATGAGGCTGGGCAGCCACCATTGGGCGCATGGTCAGATTGTGCTGCTTGTACGGCATTGAAGCAGAAGGAAGGATACACAGAGAACTGGCAATTACAGCAATATCTCTTTGACCGAGTAATTGATAAACTTCATTCATTAGGAAAGACACCAATGTACTGGTATGAACAGGAGTTTAAGACGATTCAGCTGGGTTGTGTGGTTTATGCATGGAGACATGGTCTGACGAAGACAGCTATTGATGCTGCCGTACGTAATCAGGCGAAGATAATGCTCTGTCCGGGTGAACACTGTTATCTTGACTATCCACAGAATCGTGGCGATATGCCTGAGAAGAACTGGGGTATGCCTGTTACTACGCTTGAACAGACCTATCGTCTTGACCCAGCATGGGGGCAGGATAGTGGGTTTGTTCGTGATAATCTGCTCGGAGTGAGTGGAACGCTTTGGAGTGAATGTATCAATTCAACAGAACGAATTTATTATCAAGCTTTCCCACGTGCAGCCGCTTTGGCTGAGGCTGGATGGAGTGTTCCAGAACGTAGAAGTTATAAGGAGTTCCTCACACGAGTTCGTCCGTTGACAGATGATATGCAACGGCGTGGGGTTGCGGTAAACGTAAGATAA
- a CDS encoding RagB/SusD family nutrient uptake outer membrane protein — MKKISVLLFGLGLLSLSSCNEFLDKLPDDRAEVNTFEKVTQLVSSAYATASPGFLMEWSSDNVTDNGKTFYYQPNQDQVYRWKEVNTNGNDDPRQVWGYAYYAVGNANQALADLSKVKDGNINAVRAEALLCRAWALFCLSNAFCMAYDESKADKYLGLPYPKEANQTVDKRGTLRELYENINADIEAALPYVSEEYMAVPKYHFNPRAAYAFAARFNLYYQKWDKAAEYASKALGTQSEALMRNVARYKTLSGGRKEIHDNYISSSENANFLLQTAVSYLGYATRYNSFARYNFANFLIDKEIYWAEMPWGVGTTNNTLYESHLLYGSNQQVVYPKLADEWEYTDNAKSRGYLHVVNPVLTADETILVRAEAEIMQKKYTEALNDMNSWIAVHCSPTYGNMTRPTLTVASIKAFFDGQKTVPAEFETSESMGIKKPLHPQGFTVDETQTNLLYALLQMRRIETCMQGLRFMDIKRYGIEFPHLIDGEKPIYFKAGDLRGALQLPADVIESGMEPNPRTN, encoded by the coding sequence ATGAAAAAGATAAGTGTTTTGCTTTTTGGATTAGGTCTTCTGAGCCTTTCTTCATGCAACGAGTTCCTGGACAAGTTGCCTGATGACCGTGCCGAGGTGAACACCTTTGAGAAGGTAACGCAGCTCGTGTCCTCAGCTTATGCAACGGCTTCTCCAGGTTTCCTAATGGAATGGAGCAGCGACAATGTCACGGATAACGGTAAGACTTTCTATTATCAGCCGAATCAAGACCAGGTCTATCGCTGGAAGGAAGTCAACACGAACGGTAATGACGACCCGCGGCAAGTGTGGGGATATGCCTATTATGCCGTCGGTAATGCCAATCAGGCATTAGCTGACCTCAGCAAGGTGAAGGATGGTAATATTAATGCAGTGCGTGCCGAGGCTCTTCTTTGCCGTGCATGGGCGTTGTTCTGTCTGTCAAATGCTTTCTGTATGGCTTATGATGAGTCGAAAGCTGACAAGTACCTCGGTTTGCCTTATCCGAAAGAGGCGAACCAAACGGTTGACAAGCGTGGAACACTGCGTGAACTCTATGAGAATATCAACGCCGACATAGAAGCCGCACTGCCATATGTCAGCGAGGAGTATATGGCTGTTCCCAAGTATCACTTCAATCCACGTGCTGCCTATGCCTTCGCAGCTCGTTTCAACCTTTATTATCAGAAGTGGGATAAGGCTGCGGAGTATGCCTCTAAGGCTCTCGGTACACAGTCTGAAGCACTCATGCGTAATGTGGCACGTTACAAAACCCTGTCAGGAGGACGTAAGGAGATTCACGACAACTATATCAGTTCCAGTGAAAATGCTAACTTCCTGCTCCAGACGGCTGTCTCTTATTTAGGTTATGCCACCCGTTACAATTCCTTTGCCCGATATAATTTCGCCAACTTCCTCATCGACAAGGAAATCTACTGGGCTGAGATGCCTTGGGGCGTGGGTACGACCAATAACACGCTCTATGAGTCACATCTGCTCTACGGTTCCAACCAACAGGTGGTTTATCCGAAGCTGGCAGACGAGTGGGAATACACTGATAATGCCAAGAGCAGGGGATATTTGCATGTGGTCAACCCGGTACTGACGGCTGACGAGACGATTCTTGTCCGTGCTGAGGCTGAGATTATGCAGAAGAAATATACTGAGGCTCTGAACGATATGAACTCATGGATAGCGGTTCACTGTTCTCCCACTTATGGTAACATGACACGTCCTACGCTGACCGTTGCTTCAATTAAGGCGTTCTTCGACGGTCAGAAAACAGTACCAGCAGAGTTTGAAACAAGCGAAAGCATGGGTATAAAGAAGCCTTTGCATCCACAGGGATTTACAGTTGATGAGACACAAACCAATCTGCTCTATGCCTTGTTGCAGATGCGCCGCATAGAGACCTGCATGCAAGGACTACGTTTCATGGATATTAAACGCTATGGCATTGAGTTCCCTCATCTCATTGACGGCGAGAAGCCTATCTACTTCAAGGCTGGCGACCTTCGTGGTGCTTTACAGCTGCCAGCTGATGTCATTGAATCAGGAATGGAACCAAATCCACGTACGAATTAA
- a CDS encoding DUF4302 domain-containing protein, giving the protein MKKIFCLLFALPALFLVASCTPEVEDAFDKPSAERIAEAIKNTKDILVAAPNGWRMDYQGSGGFGGYNILCKFGADNNVSCEEETQNIKSTSHYTVLQGQGVLLTFDSFNAALHKYSDPVGNLNGKKVGKDGKGFLGDFEFRVMSCSKDSVVLKGRKHGDRVVMTPMPEKLTWDSYFSQLSSVIQAMYAEHYNIIIGNDTFPARMNQHTLHVTDAAGKEVVIPVIYTTKGLRVMQDKSLNGKKLTNFIYSTDDKWLEENDKTIQLQPRATTPLEAFFADNWTINVGYSSTAEMTIWKTAAAYDLSQNMQIYTIYFTTQPGFLSLAEYVGNAWGDIRTNYSTSGTDQLTIKGFKINTKGTAGEKNGAVFYNKYKMDEIAKTFLVNGAPTTYTLTIDNPKKPTMLRMTSNSDYNVSFVFDRGLWSVDF; this is encoded by the coding sequence ATGAAAAAGATATTTTGTTTACTGTTTGCTTTGCCAGCACTCTTCCTCGTGGCTTCATGTACGCCAGAGGTGGAGGACGCTTTTGACAAACCGTCTGCTGAACGTATTGCCGAGGCTATCAAGAATACAAAAGATATTCTCGTGGCTGCCCCGAACGGCTGGAGAATGGACTATCAAGGCTCTGGCGGTTTCGGTGGTTACAATATCCTCTGCAAGTTCGGAGCAGATAACAATGTGAGCTGTGAGGAAGAAACGCAGAACATCAAGAGCACATCACACTATACGGTGCTACAGGGGCAGGGCGTACTCCTTACCTTTGACTCTTTCAATGCTGCACTACACAAGTATTCCGACCCTGTTGGCAACCTCAATGGAAAGAAGGTTGGAAAGGACGGTAAAGGTTTCTTGGGCGACTTTGAGTTTCGGGTTATGTCATGTAGCAAGGACAGTGTCGTACTGAAAGGACGCAAGCATGGTGACCGTGTCGTCATGACGCCGATGCCAGAGAAGCTCACATGGGATAGCTACTTCAGTCAACTGTCAAGTGTCATTCAAGCGATGTATGCCGAGCATTATAATATTATCATCGGAAACGATACCTTCCCGGCAAGGATGAATCAGCACACGCTGCATGTAACAGATGCTGCTGGAAAGGAGGTTGTCATCCCTGTCATCTATACAACGAAGGGACTCAGGGTGATGCAGGATAAATCGCTGAACGGTAAGAAGCTGACTAACTTTATATATTCCACTGATGATAAGTGGCTCGAAGAGAATGACAAGACCATTCAGCTACAACCTCGTGCTACAACACCGCTTGAAGCATTCTTTGCTGATAACTGGACTATTAACGTGGGTTATAGTAGTACTGCGGAGATGACTATCTGGAAAACGGCAGCTGCTTATGATTTAAGTCAGAATATGCAGATTTATACAATCTACTTCACCACGCAGCCTGGCTTCCTTAGCTTGGCAGAGTATGTGGGGAATGCCTGGGGCGACATCAGAACGAACTATAGTACCAGTGGTACTGACCAGCTCACCATCAAAGGCTTCAAAATTAATACAAAGGGGACTGCTGGCGAGAAGAACGGTGCTGTCTTCTATAACAAGTATAAGATGGATGAGATTGCCAAGACCTTCCTGGTTAACGGTGCTCCTACGACCTATACGCTCACAATCGATAATCCTAAGAAACCTACGATGTTGCGCATGACGAGCAATAGCGACTATAATGTCTCTTTCGTCTTTGATAGAGGTCTCTGGAGTGTAGACTTCTAA
- a CDS encoding zinc-binding metallopeptidase yields the protein MKIIRFLLIAVVIVLAAACSNDDVNTANSIFPKQGTTTEKTDFDKWLRKNYTDPYNIRFNYLYIDQNSDMSYNVSPADIKKSIALAKIIKHVWLDAYTELMGADFLKQHCFREFQLIGSAEYTSNGSIVLGFAEGGIRVNLFQVNAIDPANIYIEQSTPYSTSNAFDLNRAYFHTMHHEFAHILTQLKDYSTDFRTISKVYHSADWVNVTDKKSGAEGFVTGYASSEYNEDFAEVFSCYVTDTDAMWQKRLAQAVTAANGDESGKKAILAKLSIIRTYLKDSWGVDIDKLRTIVLRRANEVSTLDLETLN from the coding sequence ATGAAGATAATAAGATTCTTGCTCATCGCAGTGGTTATTGTTTTGGCTGCTGCATGTTCAAACGACGACGTCAACACAGCCAACTCCATCTTCCCTAAGCAGGGAACGACGACTGAGAAGACGGATTTCGATAAATGGTTGCGGAAAAACTATACCGATCCTTATAACATCCGCTTCAACTATCTCTATATTGACCAGAACAGTGACATGTCATATAATGTCAGTCCTGCTGACATCAAGAAGTCTATTGCACTGGCAAAGATTATCAAGCACGTGTGGCTCGATGCCTATACGGAGTTGATGGGTGCCGACTTCCTCAAGCAGCATTGCTTCCGTGAGTTCCAGCTCATTGGTTCGGCAGAGTATACCAGCAATGGGTCTATCGTCCTTGGATTTGCAGAGGGTGGTATCCGTGTGAACCTCTTCCAGGTGAATGCGATTGACCCTGCCAACATCTATATCGAGCAGTCGACACCGTACAGTACGTCCAATGCGTTCGATTTGAACCGTGCTTACTTCCATACGATGCACCATGAGTTTGCACATATCCTTACGCAACTGAAAGACTATTCAACTGATTTCCGTACCATCTCAAAGGTATATCACTCTGCCGACTGGGTGAACGTGACGGATAAGAAGTCGGGAGCTGAAGGATTCGTGACGGGTTATGCCAGCAGTGAGTACAATGAAGACTTTGCCGAGGTATTCTCCTGCTATGTAACAGATACTGATGCTATGTGGCAGAAGCGTTTGGCGCAAGCCGTGACAGCTGCAAATGGAGACGAAAGCGGTAAGAAAGCTATTCTTGCTAAATTGAGTATTATACGCACTTACCTCAAGGATTCATGGGGTGTTGACATCGACAAGCTGCGCACCATCGTATTGCGCCGTGCGAATGAAGTGAGTACACTGGATCTCGAAACTTTAAATTAA
- a CDS encoding TonB-dependent receptor plug domain-containing protein: MYKPTFQKRSVLKFKHFTNHGYSLFAVLGKEVLIGVLSVATLQNATAKGISVETEKAEMDSTITNRGVMMEEVNVTGTRAPLTVSQQARMVTVLSREDIQAAPVQSVNDLLKYAAGVDVRQKGPLGALTDVSIRGGNSEQITVLLNGINICDAQTGHNAFDFPVDISEIERIEVLEGPAARVYGTSSLLGAINIVTRTPQKTSLSAHIEGGSYGYLSAGVRGNITSKDRWNNQLSASYTHSDGYLRNKVGNLNADYRTAKVFYQGNYTDEDIAIRWHTGISIKDFGSNTFYSSKFDDQFEHTLKTFTAIQAENLRGRFHIRPAIYWNRNMDRFELFRGANNKYPFNYHRTDIYGVNLNAYFDWTLGRTAFAAELRNEDLVSGNLGEPLSRPKHIHGTDRDYTVGLNRTNIQFALEHNIILNRFTLSAGLTAVKNSQADMPMHVYPGLDASYRIGNAWKVYASYNASLRMPSFTELFYSVGGHKADKHLRPEELSAFETGVKYDNNGVTAKASVYWNHHKNLIDWISDGTLDANGALIWKSVNFGKINDFGAEASIDFDLHQLFPSQRFFKKFGVAYSYINQDKVEDIGYVSKYALEYLKNKLVSNLQLNLWRNLDLGFYYRFQHRMGNYIDTNNQRQSYKSYGVVDSRMTWNAKKWTAYIEANNLFGAHYVDYGNVPQPGAWVVAGVSFNL; the protein is encoded by the coding sequence ATGTACAAACCAACATTTCAAAAACGCAGCGTTCTGAAGTTCAAACACTTCACCAACCACGGCTATTCGCTCTTTGCTGTTCTTGGCAAAGAGGTACTGATTGGTGTACTGAGCGTCGCTACCTTACAAAATGCTACTGCCAAAGGCATTAGCGTTGAGACAGAGAAGGCAGAGATGGACTCAACTATCACCAACAGAGGCGTCATGATGGAGGAAGTGAACGTGACAGGAACGCGAGCACCACTGACAGTTAGTCAGCAAGCGAGAATGGTAACTGTACTGAGTCGTGAGGATATCCAGGCGGCACCGGTACAAAGTGTAAACGATTTGCTAAAGTATGCCGCCGGAGTCGACGTCCGACAGAAAGGTCCTTTAGGTGCCTTAACTGACGTAAGTATCCGAGGTGGCAACTCAGAACAAATCACAGTCCTCCTCAATGGTATCAACATCTGTGATGCACAAACAGGTCATAACGCCTTCGATTTCCCCGTTGACATTAGTGAAATCGAACGAATAGAAGTCCTTGAGGGACCAGCAGCCCGCGTTTATGGTACATCTTCTTTATTAGGTGCTATAAACATCGTAACCCGAACTCCACAGAAGACAAGTCTCTCTGCCCATATTGAAGGTGGCTCATACGGCTATCTTAGTGCTGGCGTACGTGGAAACATTACTTCAAAAGACCGTTGGAACAATCAGCTATCAGCCTCTTACACCCACAGCGATGGTTATCTTCGCAACAAGGTAGGCAATCTAAACGCTGACTATCGTACAGCAAAAGTCTTTTATCAAGGTAACTACACGGATGAAGACATTGCCATTCGCTGGCATACAGGTATAAGTATAAAGGACTTTGGTTCTAACACATTCTACTCTTCAAAGTTTGATGACCAGTTTGAACACACGTTAAAAACCTTCACTGCCATTCAAGCAGAGAACCTTCGTGGACGTTTCCATATCCGTCCTGCCATTTATTGGAATAGGAATATGGATCGCTTTGAGCTCTTCCGTGGTGCAAACAATAAGTACCCTTTCAACTATCATCGCACAGATATCTATGGTGTCAACCTCAATGCTTACTTTGATTGGACACTTGGACGTACCGCCTTCGCCGCCGAGCTACGCAATGAAGATCTCGTAAGTGGCAACCTCGGTGAGCCTCTCTCACGTCCAAAACATATCCATGGAACAGATAGAGACTATACAGTCGGACTGAACCGCACAAATATTCAGTTTGCCCTTGAGCATAACATTATCCTTAACCGCTTCACGCTGTCAGCTGGTTTGACCGCTGTCAAGAACAGTCAGGCTGATATGCCCATGCATGTTTATCCTGGACTGGATGCAAGTTATCGTATAGGCAACGCTTGGAAAGTATATGCCTCTTATAACGCATCACTCCGTATGCCTTCATTTACAGAGCTATTCTATTCTGTTGGCGGTCATAAAGCAGACAAACATCTTCGCCCAGAAGAGCTTTCAGCATTTGAGACAGGTGTAAAATACGACAACAACGGTGTCACAGCGAAGGCAAGTGTTTACTGGAATCATCACAAGAACCTCATTGATTGGATTAGTGACGGCACCTTAGATGCCAACGGAGCATTAATCTGGAAGAGCGTCAACTTCGGTAAGATAAATGACTTCGGAGCAGAAGCCTCAATCGACTTCGACCTCCATCAGCTTTTCCCATCACAACGATTCTTCAAGAAATTTGGAGTGGCTTATAGCTATATCAACCAAGACAAAGTAGAAGACATAGGCTACGTGAGCAAGTATGCTTTAGAGTATCTGAAGAATAAGTTGGTCAGCAATCTCCAGCTGAACCTCTGGCGCAATCTTGACCTTGGTTTCTACTATCGCTTTCAACATCGTATGGGAAACTATATTGACACGAACAACCAGCGACAAAGTTACAAGAGCTATGGCGTTGTTGATAGTCGTATGACTTGGAATGCAAAGAAGTGGACGGCATATATTGAAGCAAACAACCTATTTGGTGCCCATTACGTTGACTATGGCAATGTTCCACAGCCAGGCGCATGGGTCGTTGCAGGCGTCAGTTTCAATCTATAA
- a CDS encoding IS4 family transposase: MDAKLDNLSEISKLLSVKSKMSSDILSLFSKFGFGRLLCRLSLEKHDGISAVQLILSLCLFRINGETIHSIYKKNFYNLLTTGKNCYYRMMVRQTMNWRRWLSYTVLRFECILRKNGIQTESENSCVIFDDTTLEKTGRKFEHITKVFDHVQMNYVLGYKLLLCLFFDGKSSLPFDFSIHEELGKKGDGGLGKKALRSRFSRRRMKESPAYERNQECGMSKMDSATRMLQRMWKSGIHPHYALADSWFACEKFIEEIRRVGNGAIHYIGLAKMGKTKYFVENKQHNAAELVAMYARRTKCCRKYKCQYIELRGCLGNIPVRIYLIRYGRRQTWNIMLSTDLSMSFVRAFELYQIRWNIEVVNKETKGHLGLGSYMGRDFDGQIADATLCHITYIVMSLEKRMSEYETMGELFADMEDDVMALTLWHRVLKCIERLLATLCDVLGFSVSEIGQLIVTDSEIRNNFEIMIKALEDRQQEKLTTVNIF, encoded by the coding sequence ATGGATGCAAAATTAGACAATTTAAGCGAGATATCCAAGCTTTTAAGTGTTAAAAGTAAGATGAGTAGCGATATTCTCTCACTTTTCTCAAAATTTGGTTTTGGACGTCTGCTCTGTAGGCTTTCTTTGGAGAAACACGATGGTATCTCCGCTGTTCAACTGATTCTTTCCCTTTGTCTTTTCCGTATTAATGGTGAGACGATACACTCCATATACAAGAAGAATTTCTACAATCTTCTCACCACTGGAAAGAACTGCTATTATCGTATGATGGTCAGGCAGACAATGAATTGGCGTCGTTGGCTTAGCTATACTGTTCTTCGTTTTGAATGCATTCTCCGGAAGAATGGCATTCAGACAGAGAGCGAGAACTCCTGTGTCATATTTGACGATACAACCTTGGAAAAGACTGGTAGGAAGTTTGAGCATATTACCAAGGTTTTCGACCATGTACAAATGAACTATGTTCTGGGCTACAAGCTTCTTTTGTGCCTGTTCTTCGATGGTAAGTCCTCTCTGCCGTTCGACTTCTCCATCCATGAGGAACTAGGAAAGAAAGGGGACGGCGGACTTGGCAAGAAGGCACTCCGCAGTAGATTCTCCAGGAGGCGCATGAAAGAGAGCCCAGCGTATGAGCGGAATCAAGAGTGCGGTATGAGCAAGATGGACTCCGCCACAAGGATGCTCCAGCGCATGTGGAAGAGTGGTATTCATCCCCATTATGCCTTGGCGGATAGTTGGTTTGCCTGCGAGAAGTTCATTGAGGAAATCAGGAGAGTAGGCAACGGAGCTATACACTACATCGGTCTTGCAAAGATGGGAAAGACAAAGTACTTTGTGGAGAATAAGCAACATAATGCCGCTGAGCTCGTAGCAATGTATGCAAGACGTACCAAATGCTGCCGGAAGTACAAGTGTCAGTACATTGAGTTGAGGGGCTGTCTGGGAAATATACCAGTCAGGATATACCTGATTAGATATGGACGTCGACAGACTTGGAATATCATGCTTAGTACTGATTTATCGATGAGCTTTGTGCGTGCCTTCGAGTTATACCAGATACGATGGAACATTGAAGTGGTCAACAAGGAGACAAAAGGACATCTCGGACTCGGCTCATACATGGGGAGAGACTTTGATGGTCAGATTGCTGATGCAACGCTCTGCCACATTACATATATAGTGATGTCGTTAGAAAAACGGATGTCAGAGTATGAGACCATGGGTGAATTGTTTGCTGACATGGAAGATGATGTCATGGCACTTACATTATGGCATCGTGTGCTAAAGTGCATAGAGAGGTTGCTTGCTACTCTTTGTGACGTTCTTGGGTTCTCTGTTAGTGAGATAGGGCAGTTAATAGTCACCGACTCAGAAATACGGAACAACTTTGAGATTATGATCAAAGCATTGGAAGACAGGCAACAAGAAAAGCTCACAACCGTAAACATATTTTAG